From the genome of Turicibacter faecis, one region includes:
- a CDS encoding IS110 family transposase → MKLFVGIDVSSEKLDVCFLDSSDTTLKEVTLPNNLNGASSIKESVLTFHHSFNYEKIVIGMESTSIYSFHPATFLSEDTDLKSLGCVEVVVQNPKSIHRYKGLFEEDKTDRIDAFRIADFLRIERFNKTVLKEERYIALQRLTRSRYQLVHQLTECKQHFLENLYYKCNTLSKELDTSVFGATMLDLLSDSLSLDEIAQMELEDLALLLQEKGRGRFSDPQKIAKMIKKAIRDSYRLAQVVQESVDMVLATYARLIQTLKKQIKDLEKSIVALFEIVSEVQCLKSIPGIGVVYAAGIVAEIGQIERFENEAQLAKYCGLYWKKNQSGNFESERTPMTRTGNQYLRYYMVEAANSIRRHEDSYRLYYQKKYDEVPKFKHKRALVLTARKFVRLVDTLLRNRQLYTPERSV, encoded by the coding sequence ATGAAATTGTTTGTCGGTATTGATGTGAGTTCTGAAAAGCTTGATGTTTGTTTTCTAGATAGTTCAGACACCACTCTGAAGGAAGTCACACTTCCTAATAATCTAAACGGTGCCTCATCTATCAAGGAATCTGTTCTAACGTTTCACCACTCTTTTAACTATGAAAAGATTGTGATTGGAATGGAGTCCACCTCTATTTACAGTTTTCATCCTGCCACATTTTTATCTGAGGACACTGACTTAAAGTCCCTTGGATGCGTGGAAGTTGTCGTTCAAAATCCGAAGTCTATCCATCGATACAAAGGCCTTTTTGAAGAGGATAAAACCGACCGCATTGATGCCTTTCGTATTGCGGATTTCTTACGCATTGAACGCTTTAATAAGACGGTTTTAAAAGAGGAGCGTTACATCGCTCTTCAACGGTTGACTCGTTCGAGATACCAACTCGTTCACCAATTAACCGAATGTAAACAACACTTTCTTGAGAACCTTTACTATAAATGTAATACGCTCTCTAAGGAACTTGATACTTCTGTTTTTGGTGCCACCATGCTTGATCTTCTCTCTGACTCGCTTTCACTTGATGAAATTGCCCAAATGGAGTTAGAAGATTTAGCCCTTCTCTTACAAGAAAAGGGGCGCGGTCGCTTTAGTGACCCGCAAAAGATAGCTAAAATGATTAAGAAAGCGATTCGCGACTCTTATCGTTTAGCCCAAGTCGTCCAAGAATCAGTGGATATGGTTTTAGCTACTTATGCGAGATTAATTCAAACATTGAAAAAACAAATTAAAGATTTAGAAAAAAGCATTGTCGCTTTATTTGAGATTGTTTCAGAGGTCCAATGCTTAAAAAGTATTCCAGGAATCGGTGTTGTCTATGCCGCTGGAATTGTCGCTGAAATCGGTCAAATTGAACGCTTTGAAAACGAAGCTCAATTAGCCAAGTATTGCGGCCTTTATTGGAAGAAGAATCAATCTGGAAACTTTGAATCGGAACGAACGCCCATGACACGAACAGGTAATCAATATCTTCGATATTATATGGTTGAAGCTGCCAACTCTATAAGACGTCATGAAGACAGTTACCGTCTCTATTATCAAAAGAAATATGATGAAGTTCCGAAATTTAAACACAAACGAGCCCTCGTCCTTACCGCTAGAAAATTTGTGCGTTTGGTGGATACGCTACTACGTAACCGCCAACTCTACACGCCAGAAAGGAGCGTATAA
- a CDS encoding BspA family leucine-rich repeat surface protein — MNGKKVQLETVDLLDSFKENRTVINLDLSGLDTSRVTNMSAMFSWCSYLKSLNVNGWNTENVQSMFEIFNYCSSLSNLDVSGFQTGNVTKMGSMFSRCIQLKIIDFSQCHWVSVPNNVFNFSSTAPLV; from the coding sequence GTGAATGGTAAAAAAGTACAATTAGAGACAGTGGATTTATTGGACTCTTTTAAAGAAAATCGAACGGTTATTAATTTAGATTTAAGCGGTTTAGATACGAGTCGAGTAACGAATATGAGTGCAATGTTTTCCTGGTGTTCTTATCTAAAGAGCCTAAACGTAAATGGCTGGAATACAGAGAATGTGCAAAGTATGTTTGAGATTTTTAATTATTGCAGCAGCTTATCAAATTTGGATGTAAGTGGGTTTCAAACGGGAAATGTGACCAAAATGGGTTCGATGTTTTCAAGATGTATCCAATTAAAAATTATTGATTTCAGTCAGTGTCATTGGGTAAGCGTTCCAAACAACGTATTTAACTTTTCATCAACTGCCCCCCTCGTATAA
- a CDS encoding tyrosine-type recombinase/integrase — protein MMVELILSRNRAVGPEKKVHFIRHFLNLKASNSRYTAISYERDILDFFQVETIEQITLEQIIAVNMFDVEHYLLDLRGKGCATATINRKVSSLSSLYKWLLKYQDNKTGTALLRFNPFGNLKEEKPKVTSKETEFLTEQECTQLLAIFDTTKLVELRNKAIIYLALTTALRKSELIHIRLKDLATYGEYEVIHVVRKGNKRDMVKVQAPVKALIDEYVARTGRDYDKDASSYLFVGHSRNKRNNEKLDPSSLNYMMKTACQRAGISKHLKVHSTRHTAITLAIRGGASIEKVRDFAAHQNIATTNRYVHSVDKLKENAGDLIQF, from the coding sequence ATGATGGTGGAATTAATATTAAGTCGAAATCGGGCGGTTGGGCCAGAGAAAAAAGTTCACTTTATTCGACATTTTTTGAATTTAAAAGCAAGCAATAGTCGGTATACGGCGATCTCGTATGAACGGGATATTTTAGATTTCTTTCAAGTCGAGACAATAGAACAGATTACACTTGAGCAAATTATTGCGGTTAATATGTTTGATGTGGAGCACTACTTGTTAGATTTGAGGGGAAAAGGATGTGCAACAGCGACAATTAATCGAAAGGTGTCTTCGTTAAGTTCACTTTATAAGTGGTTGTTAAAATATCAGGATAACAAGACGGGAACAGCGTTGCTTCGGTTTAATCCATTTGGTAATTTAAAAGAAGAAAAGCCTAAAGTGACATCGAAAGAGACCGAGTTCTTAACGGAACAAGAGTGCACGCAGTTGTTGGCGATTTTTGATACAACCAAATTGGTCGAGTTAAGAAACAAGGCCATTATCTATTTAGCCCTGACGACCGCCCTACGTAAATCGGAATTGATTCATATTCGATTGAAGGACCTTGCTACTTATGGGGAATACGAGGTCATTCATGTTGTACGAAAAGGAAATAAGCGGGACATGGTGAAGGTGCAGGCACCGGTGAAGGCGTTGATTGATGAGTATGTGGCACGAACAGGGCGTGATTATGACAAGGATGCATCCAGTTATTTGTTTGTGGGGCATTCACGAAATAAACGTAACAATGAAAAATTAGATCCGAGTTCGCTCAATTATATGATGAAGACGGCGTGTCAACGGGCGGGGATTTCAAAGCATTTGAAGGTGCATTCGACACGGCATACGGCGATTACTCTCGCGATTCGTGGAGGGGCAAGTATTGAGAAGGTGCGTGATTTTGCGGCCCATCAAAACATTGCGACAACGAATCGATACGTTCACTCCGTGGATAAGTTGAAAGAAAATGCGGGAGATTTAATTCAGTTTTAA
- a CDS encoding HdeD family acid-resistance protein, whose amino-acid sequence MQSYLEKLFLVEGIAFAIIGVFFFIFPLQSIISLSALIALMFMVIGVMTIVRSKGREGRFFYIFNGLINILFGLTLWLYPISTLDVLVLVYGIWVLVRGIYLTFLSIRNGYFGLNIYTAANVIFVIFGALVVFQPFKALISAPYFIGTALIITALGEIYLGIKLKNTYR is encoded by the coding sequence ATGCAAAGTTATCTAGAGAAATTATTTCTTGTAGAAGGAATTGCCTTCGCGATTATTGGCGTCTTCTTTTTTATTTTCCCGCTTCAAAGTATTATTAGTCTGAGTGCGTTAATCGCGTTAATGTTTATGGTTATCGGTGTGATGACGATTGTACGAAGTAAGGGTCGTGAAGGACGTTTCTTTTATATTTTTAATGGATTAATTAATATTTTATTCGGATTAACGCTATGGCTTTATCCAATTTCAACGCTCGATGTCCTGGTGTTAGTTTATGGGATTTGGGTGTTAGTCCGAGGAATCTATTTAACGTTTTTATCGATTCGTAACGGTTACTTTGGACTCAATATTTATACGGCGGCCAATGTTATTTTTGTTATTTTTGGGGCGTTGGTCGTATTCCAACCATTTAAGGCGTTGATTTCTGCCCCATATTTTATTGGAACGGCACTTATCATTACAGCTTTAGGTGAAATTTATTTAGGAATTAAACTAAAAAATACATACCGTTAA
- a CDS encoding NAD-dependent epimerase/dehydratase family protein → MNVLVTGANGFIGKNLVATLKSYQQYNILEIDKGGTPSELDQAVLQADFIFHLAGVNRPLNESEFFEGNEELTKRITNVLMAHEKNTPILFTSSIKAGDKTAYGKSKLSAEVALQRYAERNLAKVYIYRLPNVFGKWAQPHYNSAVATFCYQIARDEPIWIKDPNLLLNLVYIDDVLHQFLEILHEDCRKKSGLLTVTPVYSLTLGELANILTGFKTSRQTKEVIQTDNLLVKKLYSTYLSYLPENELSYPLIMHKDTRGSFTEFIKTSNRGQFSINCCKPGVTKGNHWHQTKIEKFLVVSGYGCVRLRSIFSHEILEYEVNGEDLKVIDIPAGYTHHIENTGETDLIVIIWCNESYDETHPDTYPLEV, encoded by the coding sequence ATGAACGTACTTGTAACGGGGGCGAACGGATTTATTGGAAAAAATCTTGTGGCAACTCTTAAATCTTATCAACAATATAACATCCTTGAGATTGATAAGGGGGGGACCCCTTCTGAATTAGATCAAGCGGTACTTCAGGCAGATTTTATCTTTCATTTGGCGGGGGTCAATCGCCCATTAAATGAGAGTGAGTTTTTTGAAGGAAATGAGGAATTAACGAAACGAATAACGAATGTTTTAATGGCACATGAGAAAAATACTCCCATTTTGTTTACTTCATCCATTAAGGCTGGTGATAAAACTGCCTATGGAAAAAGTAAGTTATCCGCGGAAGTGGCGTTACAACGCTATGCTGAGAGGAATTTAGCGAAAGTATATATTTATCGGTTACCTAATGTTTTTGGAAAATGGGCACAGCCCCACTATAATTCGGCTGTCGCCACCTTTTGTTATCAAATAGCAAGGGATGAGCCTATCTGGATTAAAGATCCAAATCTCCTATTAAATTTAGTGTATATTGATGATGTCTTACACCAGTTTCTAGAAATCTTGCATGAGGATTGTCGTAAAAAGAGTGGCCTGTTGACTGTCACACCAGTTTATTCTTTGACACTAGGGGAATTAGCAAACATCTTAACGGGGTTTAAAACTAGTCGTCAAACAAAAGAGGTGATTCAAACAGATAACTTATTGGTAAAAAAGTTATATAGCACCTACCTTAGTTACTTACCTGAAAATGAATTGAGTTATCCCTTAATTATGCATAAGGATACACGTGGGTCGTTCACTGAATTTATTAAAACATCTAATCGAGGGCAATTTTCGATTAACTGTTGTAAACCGGGTGTCACTAAAGGGAACCACTGGCATCAGACCAAAATTGAAAAATTTCTGGTCGTGAGTGGGTATGGATGTGTGCGATTACGTTCCATTTTTAGTCATGAAATTTTGGAGTATGAAGTCAATGGAGAGGACCTAAAGGTGATTGATATCCCTGCAGGATATACTCATCACATCGAAAATACTGGGGAAACGGATTTAATTGTTATTATTTGGTGTAACGAGTCTTATGATGAAACTCACCCAGATACCTATCCCTTGGAGGTTTAA
- a CDS encoding polysaccharide biosynthesis protein encodes MFKDKVLLITGGTGSFGNTVVKAFLHQGLKEIRIFSRDEKKQDDMRKKYHNPKLKFYLGDVRDSDRVKEVMRGVDYVFHAAALKQVPSCEFYPIEAVKTNILGTENVLNAAISCGVKKVICLSTDKAVYPINAMGMSKSLMEKTFIAKARLLEAGQTVICGTRYGNVMASRGSVIPLFVDQIKEGHPVTVTDPHMTRFLMSLDEAVKLVMFAFENGEQGDIFVQKSPACTVECLAKAICEIFGVDPLIDIIGTRHGEKLYETLVSSEDMLVAVDYDSYYKIPCDKRDLNYHTSVNTAKSLVEQQAYTSHNTYRLTIEEVKEKLLNLPYIQEALKTNRGDDFK; translated from the coding sequence ATGTTTAAAGATAAAGTATTATTGATTACGGGAGGAACGGGGTCATTTGGAAATACGGTAGTTAAGGCGTTTCTTCATCAAGGATTAAAGGAAATTCGTATTTTTTCTCGCGATGAGAAAAAACAAGATGATATGCGGAAGAAGTATCACAATCCCAAATTGAAATTTTATTTAGGGGATGTTCGTGATTCAGATCGTGTCAAAGAGGTGATGCGTGGAGTTGACTATGTGTTCCATGCGGCTGCCCTAAAACAAGTACCATCCTGTGAGTTTTATCCCATTGAGGCAGTAAAAACGAATATTTTAGGAACCGAAAATGTATTAAATGCAGCAATTAGCTGTGGGGTCAAAAAAGTAATTTGTCTTTCAACTGATAAAGCTGTTTACCCTATCAATGCGATGGGGATGTCCAAATCGCTTATGGAAAAGACGTTTATTGCCAAGGCCCGATTGCTTGAAGCGGGACAGACCGTGATTTGTGGAACTAGATATGGGAACGTTATGGCTTCCCGTGGATCTGTAATTCCATTGTTTGTTGATCAAATTAAAGAGGGGCATCCTGTGACAGTGACGGACCCGCATATGACACGTTTTTTGATGAGTCTTGATGAGGCGGTTAAGCTTGTCATGTTTGCGTTTGAAAATGGGGAGCAAGGAGATATTTTTGTTCAAAAGTCCCCTGCGTGTACGGTCGAATGTTTAGCTAAGGCTATATGTGAGATTTTTGGTGTTGATCCTCTCATTGACATAATAGGAACGCGACACGGAGAAAAGTTATACGAGACCTTAGTTTCGTCGGAGGATATGCTTGTTGCCGTGGATTATGACTCCTATTATAAAATTCCATGCGATAAAAGGGATTTGAACTATCATACGTCGGTTAATACGGCCAAATCGCTTGTGGAACAGCAAGCCTATACGTCGCATAATACGTATCGGTTAACTATAGAAGAGGTAAAGGAAAAATTGTTAAATCTTCCTTATATTCAGGAGGCATTAAAAACTAATCGAGGGGATGATTTTAAATGA
- a CDS encoding glycosyltransferase — protein sequence MIKVSVIIPAYQVEDYLIRSVSSVLKQTLQEIEIILVNDGSTDKTANLCDELAQMYPSIKVIHQENQGSSKAREVGLAQSTGEYILFLDADDWLDPKACETLYQKAVETEADMVIYQAFLKEGGRDHPLRIFFTSEDEINRDPIFCFLNAQLAPAVWAKFMKHTYLKGTGLNFPPLSYSEDVIITLRLLLARPKITLLEEPLYYYYYQRPNSLVHVINEHCLEIFESLALVRLDLKAKGLYDQYRTQYLHFSELHLSPVRQKVKRNPRLKETFNQLYENWKRENVEA from the coding sequence GTGATTAAGGTGAGTGTTATTATCCCGGCTTATCAGGTAGAGGATTATCTGATTAGAAGTGTTTCATCAGTCTTAAAACAGACACTTCAGGAGATTGAAATTATTCTTGTTAATGATGGTTCGACCGATAAAACCGCTAATTTATGTGATGAGTTAGCACAAATGTATCCATCGATTAAAGTGATTCATCAAGAAAATCAAGGATCGTCTAAAGCACGTGAAGTCGGTCTTGCCCAATCTACGGGCGAGTATATTTTATTTTTAGATGCAGATGATTGGTTGGACCCTAAAGCCTGTGAAACCCTTTATCAAAAGGCAGTAGAAACTGAGGCGGATATGGTCATTTATCAGGCCTTTTTAAAAGAGGGTGGACGCGATCATCCCCTACGAATATTTTTTACTTCTGAGGATGAGATAAACCGAGATCCAATTTTCTGTTTCCTAAACGCGCAACTTGCTCCTGCTGTTTGGGCGAAATTTATGAAACATACTTATTTAAAGGGAACGGGATTGAATTTTCCCCCACTATCTTATTCGGAGGATGTCATCATCACGTTGCGTTTACTATTAGCTAGACCAAAAATCACGTTGTTAGAGGAACCTCTCTATTATTATTATTATCAACGTCCAAATAGCCTTGTCCATGTGATAAATGAGCATTGTCTTGAAATTTTTGAATCGTTAGCTTTAGTGAGATTGGATTTAAAAGCGAAGGGACTCTATGATCAATACCGTACACAATACCTTCATTTTTCAGAACTCCATCTGTCTCCTGTCCGTCAAAAGGTTAAACGCAACCCGCGATTAAAAGAAACGTTTAATCAATTATATGAAAATTGGAAGAGAGAGAATGTGGAGGCGTGA
- a CDS encoding glycosyltransferase gives METKNLEAALEVIPFLELPEGIRILEVTHSSPLFTPVLGCVNLLDNKKIDLCVVNSGEMTSNVLGYYEKIFFHSLGGTHETHWNQAYDVVLIPDALNTLSKQEGEALLHWLIQRGVSLIYALVKDDNLDQTWTIPDFKSFDISFYRLPKLNQKLIKIYPATSKAVKPLQPMMKSRNPLTILYVITHRSLTGGLKILYEQMKFLQKLGYRIKLMIRGDYDRIVPTWVEDFVPDEEIIRRPYEPYLTDDLEADIIFATFTGEFEELVSDRIPVFYWEQGHEALYGDVQSLQSEVILRNRLKKQFSHDIYYATNSLYVHDIVQTRFGKNSYIFPIYIDTSFYYPEVKKEKEKLTILLVGNPVLKFKGFVKALTVLVNVWNRGLRFKVVWACQVKPEVSPVPFEIDYQVNVSQLELAKVYREADILLSCSDYEGAAMPPLEAMASGVCVVATNCGGIMQYAQHEKNALISQTHQVSELADGLTRLLTNPALRERLIQNGLKTAQSLSFERGITQLENILQTIVDDFQWKKQVNYSPYKVSVIIPAYQVEKYILRSVSSVLRQTFKDVEIIIVDDGSTDLTAKLSDDIAKAYQNIQVIHQSNLGSAKAREVGVQMAKGEYLLFLDADDWLDKEALEKLYTQATLEEADIVLFQAVLVIGNKGYELNIFSGCPEEIAATPVLHFLQDKIKPSMCAKFIKRSFLNEHQIHFPDISYAEDVVVTSRLLRYHPKLSFCDQRFYYYDQREGSLVHSVNETRLEIFKALEEVANVLKCCQLYDRYEKEYINFAFQHLSPVKKVCLENQELKAAFDSQYQHWHEKYLNGKFIIEQKEGIDSD, from the coding sequence ATGGAAACGAAAAATTTGGAAGCTGCCTTGGAAGTCATCCCATTTTTAGAACTACCTGAAGGAATTAGAATCCTTGAGGTGACTCATTCCTCGCCCTTATTCACTCCGGTGTTAGGGTGTGTAAATCTTTTAGATAATAAAAAGATTGATTTATGTGTTGTAAATAGTGGGGAGATGACATCCAATGTTTTAGGCTATTATGAAAAGATTTTTTTTCACTCGTTAGGGGGGACGCATGAAACGCACTGGAATCAAGCGTATGATGTGGTCCTTATTCCCGATGCGCTAAATACGCTTAGTAAACAGGAGGGGGAAGCATTATTACATTGGCTTATTCAACGTGGAGTTTCTTTAATTTATGCCCTAGTTAAAGACGATAATTTGGATCAAACGTGGACAATACCGGATTTTAAATCTTTTGATATTTCATTCTATCGATTACCTAAACTAAATCAGAAATTAATTAAAATTTATCCCGCTACTTCTAAAGCGGTGAAACCCTTACAACCCATGATGAAATCAAGGAATCCATTAACGATCCTTTATGTTATTACTCACCGATCGTTAACCGGAGGACTTAAAATTTTATACGAACAAATGAAGTTTTTACAAAAACTAGGATACCGGATTAAACTGATGATCCGTGGAGATTATGATCGTATTGTACCAACATGGGTTGAGGATTTCGTTCCGGATGAGGAGATTATTCGTCGACCTTACGAACCTTACTTAACTGATGATTTAGAAGCCGATATTATATTTGCGACTTTTACCGGAGAGTTTGAAGAATTGGTCAGTGACCGCATCCCTGTATTTTATTGGGAGCAAGGGCATGAGGCGTTATATGGTGATGTTCAATCATTGCAATCTGAGGTGATCCTAAGAAATAGATTAAAAAAACAATTTTCACACGACATTTACTATGCGACGAATTCGTTATACGTGCATGATATTGTTCAAACTCGGTTTGGAAAAAATTCATATATCTTTCCTATCTATATCGATACGTCTTTCTATTATCCGGAAGTTAAAAAGGAAAAGGAAAAGTTAACTATCTTATTAGTAGGAAATCCGGTGCTAAAATTTAAAGGATTTGTCAAAGCCTTAACCGTATTAGTTAATGTTTGGAATCGCGGATTACGTTTTAAAGTAGTGTGGGCATGTCAAGTCAAACCAGAAGTTAGTCCGGTTCCTTTTGAGATTGATTATCAGGTAAATGTTTCTCAACTAGAATTGGCAAAAGTGTATCGAGAGGCGGATATTTTACTTAGTTGCTCTGATTATGAAGGAGCTGCTATGCCGCCACTAGAAGCGATGGCTTCAGGTGTATGTGTGGTGGCAACCAATTGTGGAGGGATTATGCAATACGCCCAACATGAAAAAAATGCCCTTATTTCACAAACGCATCAAGTCTCTGAATTGGCCGATGGGTTAACACGGTTACTTACGAATCCGGCGTTAAGAGAGAGACTCATTCAAAATGGATTAAAGACAGCGCAGTCTTTAAGTTTTGAGCGTGGGATCACCCAACTTGAAAATATTCTTCAAACAATTGTGGATGATTTTCAATGGAAGAAGCAAGTGAATTATTCTCCATATAAAGTGAGTGTTATTATTCCGGCTTATCAAGTAGAGAAATATATCTTAAGATCAGTGTCATCGGTTTTACGGCAAACATTCAAGGACGTAGAGATAATTATCGTTGATGATGGGTCGACTGATTTAACGGCTAAACTAAGTGATGATATTGCGAAGGCCTATCAAAATATCCAAGTTATTCATCAAAGTAATTTAGGATCGGCGAAAGCGCGTGAAGTCGGGGTTCAGATGGCGAAGGGGGAATATCTTTTATTTCTTGATGCAGATGATTGGCTCGATAAGGAGGCCTTAGAGAAATTGTATACGCAAGCGACGCTCGAAGAAGCGGATATTGTCCTTTTTCAAGCGGTACTTGTTATCGGAAATAAGGGGTATGAACTGAATATTTTTAGTGGATGTCCCGAAGAGATTGCAGCTACACCAGTCCTTCATTTCCTACAGGATAAAATTAAACCTTCGATGTGTGCAAAATTTATTAAACGAAGTTTTTTGAATGAACATCAGATTCATTTTCCCGACATATCGTATGCAGAAGATGTTGTTGTAACAAGTCGTTTACTACGATATCATCCTAAGCTTAGCTTTTGTGATCAACGATTTTATTATTATGACCAACGAGAAGGGAGTTTAGTTCATTCGGTGAATGAAACGCGTTTAGAAATATTCAAGGCCTTAGAAGAAGTGGCTAATGTTTTAAAATGTTGTCAATTATATGATCGCTATGAAAAAGAATATATTAACTTTGCATTCCAACACTTATCACCTGTAAAAAAAGTATGTCTAGAAAATCAAGAATTAAAGGCGGCATTTGATTCGCAGTATCAGCATTGGCATGAGAAATATTTGAATGGAAAGTTTATTATCGAGCAGAAGGAGGGAATAGATAGTGATTAA
- a CDS encoding ISL3 family transposase — protein MSHTNCISTLLDLKDKNITFSKNCIQETQIKNVRSKLILGTLSFQPTHCYHCGHSFDSNIIKHGFKTSRIKLVKTSRIKLVKISGFDAYLDLKKQRYKCRHCDRTFTLETSLVNPNCFISTPVKQAIFLEASHKKSETDIARELNVSHSTVNRVIHSSYEEQPLPFNSLPKVLCFDEFKSVKSAEGAMSFIFCDASNGKLIDIVEDRRLSTLRTYFMRFSKAAREGVTHVVIDMYAPYMTLIKEVFPKAKIVLDKFHIVQLVSRALNKTRIRFMNQNKEFYNKFKHYWRLLLKAQEDLNATHYFYSNCFKKMISQQEIIDFLLALDPELKETYDFYQTVQQAIKLRNLEIFHHAIQHPSDLLSHEMKTALKTLTHYQDYVKNTIETPYTNGVLEGINNNIKVIKRIAFGYRSFYHFKARILIIHKYTFEQKKKRNQAV, from the coding sequence ATGTCTCACACTAATTGTATCTCAACTTTACTTGATTTAAAAGATAAAAATATTACTTTTTCAAAAAATTGTATCCAAGAAACTCAGATTAAGAATGTTCGTTCTAAACTTATTTTGGGAACTCTTTCTTTTCAACCGACTCATTGCTACCACTGTGGTCATTCTTTTGACTCAAATATCATTAAACACGGCTTCAAAACTTCACGTATTAAGCTAGTCAAAACTTCACGTATTAAGCTAGTCAAAATTTCCGGATTTGATGCTTATCTAGACTTAAAAAAACAACGTTATAAATGCCGTCATTGTGACCGAACATTTACCCTAGAAACATCTCTTGTTAACCCTAATTGTTTTATTTCCACTCCCGTAAAACAAGCCATCTTTTTAGAAGCTAGTCATAAGAAATCCGAAACAGATATTGCACGTGAGCTTAACGTTTCTCATTCAACCGTTAACCGCGTCATTCATTCTTCCTATGAAGAACAGCCGCTTCCCTTTAATTCTCTCCCAAAAGTTCTTTGTTTTGACGAGTTTAAGTCGGTTAAATCGGCCGAGGGAGCAATGTCCTTCATTTTTTGTGATGCGTCCAATGGAAAGCTAATTGATATCGTTGAAGACCGTCGCTTAAGTACACTAAGGACTTATTTTATGCGATTTTCTAAAGCAGCTCGTGAAGGTGTAACCCACGTCGTCATTGACATGTACGCCCCTTATATGACACTCATTAAAGAGGTATTCCCTAAGGCTAAGATTGTTTTAGATAAATTTCATATCGTTCAACTAGTCTCTCGTGCTCTTAATAAAACACGCATTCGTTTCATGAATCAAAATAAAGAGTTTTATAATAAATTCAAACATTATTGGCGACTTCTCTTAAAAGCCCAAGAAGATCTTAATGCCACTCATTACTTCTATTCCAACTGCTTCAAAAAGATGATCTCTCAACAAGAAATTATTGACTTTTTATTAGCCCTAGACCCTGAACTAAAGGAGACTTATGATTTCTACCAAACTGTCCAACAGGCTATTAAACTTCGTAACCTTGAAATATTTCATCATGCCATTCAACACCCCTCTGATCTGCTTTCACACGAAATGAAAACAGCTTTAAAAACACTCACTCATTATCAAGATTATGTCAAAAATACTATCGAAACTCCTTATACAAATGGAGTACTCGAAGGAATTAACAATAACATTAAAGTCATTAAACGTATTGCCTTCGGATACCGTAGTTTCTACCATTTCAAAGCAAGAATTTTGATTATTCATAAATACACTTTTGAACAAAAAAAGAAGAGGAACCAAGCCGTCTAA